In a genomic window of Actinomadura rubteroloni:
- a CDS encoding terpene synthase family protein — translation MTTSTPCPSVPSLAGLLPGVEPPVAEPGLREAAERRLRDWVRRYDLTPGTDEWLHLTLGADTAACWPTADMDVVDLSARLYFTFIAVGEVVEEVADGADLARFVHLLMALTTVLEEPGRVPDGRGFDAALADVLRRSAVILSPRHQEDLLASVRSLLGVWHWEAHHRVTRTWPGVDHYLTARRHLSLMWLTRTLAEPLCSVTITPGSRHYDDFLRLKKAATRVMVIHHDLASYAKEHHAVGGVPFSLPGVLMHAHGCDLPSALDRTRRMFTEAAARAVDVLRPLLSSPDPMMRRYADDSALFLVMTDAWYASVAAERYVAPVR, via the coding sequence ATGACCACCTCCACGCCGTGTCCGTCCGTTCCCTCGCTGGCGGGGCTGCTGCCCGGGGTCGAGCCGCCGGTGGCCGAACCGGGGTTGCGGGAGGCGGCGGAGCGCCGGTTGCGCGACTGGGTCCGCCGCTACGACCTGACGCCCGGCACCGACGAATGGCTCCATCTGACGCTCGGCGCCGACACGGCCGCCTGCTGGCCTACGGCCGACATGGACGTCGTGGACCTGTCCGCCCGGCTCTACTTCACGTTCATCGCCGTCGGCGAGGTCGTGGAGGAGGTCGCCGACGGCGCGGACCTCGCCCGGTTCGTCCATCTGCTGATGGCGCTCACGACCGTCCTGGAGGAGCCCGGGCGCGTGCCGGACGGCCGGGGCTTCGACGCGGCGCTGGCCGACGTCCTCCGGCGCAGTGCCGTGATCCTTTCGCCGCGCCATCAGGAAGACCTGCTGGCCAGCGTGCGGTCGCTGCTCGGCGTGTGGCATTGGGAGGCGCACCACCGCGTCACCCGGACCTGGCCCGGCGTCGACCACTATCTGACGGCCCGCCGTCATCTGTCCCTGATGTGGCTGACGCGGACGCTGGCCGAACCGCTCTGCTCGGTCACCATCACGCCCGGTTCGCGCCACTACGACGACTTCCTCCGGCTCAAGAAGGCGGCGACCCGGGTCATGGTGATCCACCACGACCTCGCGTCCTACGCCAAGGAGCACCACGCCGTCGGGGGCGTCCCGTTCAGCCTGCCCGGTGTGCTCATGCACGCCCACGGCTGCGACCTTCCGTCCGCGCTCGACCGGACGCGCCGGATGTTCACCGAGGCCGCCGCGCGGGCCGTGGACGTCCTCCGGCCGCTGCTGTCGTCACCGGATCCGATGATGCGCCGGTACGCCGACGATTCGGCGCTCTTCCTCGTGATGACCGACGCCTGGTACGCGTCCGTGGCGGCGGAACGGTACGTCGCCCCCGTCCGGTGA
- a CDS encoding cytochrome P450 → MPDVPLPRLPLERPDLLRPAPLIREFHDRDEVRRVRTVVGDEAWLVTGYAHVRALLDDERLGRSHPEPAKAARAGNAAIFSAPGKNFDRERQEHARTRSFFQSHFTARRMQDLRPRVEQLTGELLDGIERHGPPADLQRDLATPLPIAVISEVLGVPHDDRGKFRAWSEAATNTADRDVSLQGLAELYQYGTWLVERKRKEPGDDVISRLCARPDASDDDVITVLCKLLIGGHETTVVQIGWGALFLLADPGRWAALVRDPSAVPGAVEEMLRAPITVPSGVVRYARTDLEFAGVRIGAGDLVLLDTGAANHDRRVFEDPDGFDVARDVNRHLAFGHGRRHCPGAPLARLELTAVFSRLVARFPSLRLAVPASELKVREHGLTAGLVALPVTW, encoded by the coding sequence ATGCCCGATGTGCCTCTTCCTCGGCTTCCGCTGGAGCGACCGGACCTGCTTCGTCCCGCTCCGCTGATCCGTGAGTTCCACGACCGCGACGAAGTGCGGCGCGTGCGGACGGTGGTCGGCGACGAAGCGTGGCTCGTCACCGGTTACGCGCACGTCCGCGCGCTGCTCGACGACGAACGGCTCGGCCGTTCCCACCCCGAGCCGGCCAAGGCCGCGCGCGCCGGGAACGCCGCCATCTTCTCCGCCCCCGGCAAGAACTTCGACCGGGAGAGGCAGGAGCACGCGCGGACGCGGAGCTTCTTCCAGTCCCATTTCACCGCCCGGCGCATGCAGGACTTACGTCCGCGCGTCGAGCAGCTCACCGGGGAACTCCTCGACGGGATCGAGCGGCACGGCCCGCCCGCCGACCTGCAGAGGGATCTGGCGACGCCGCTGCCCATCGCGGTCATCAGCGAGGTGCTCGGCGTTCCGCACGACGATCGCGGCAAGTTCCGCGCCTGGTCCGAAGCCGCGACGAACACCGCCGACCGCGACGTCTCCCTGCAAGGGCTGGCCGAGCTGTACCAGTACGGGACATGGCTCGTGGAACGCAAGCGGAAGGAGCCCGGCGACGATGTGATCAGCCGGTTGTGCGCTCGTCCCGACGCGTCCGACGACGACGTCATCACCGTCCTGTGCAAGCTGCTCATCGGCGGGCACGAGACGACGGTCGTGCAGATCGGCTGGGGCGCGCTGTTCCTGCTGGCCGACCCGGGGCGGTGGGCGGCGCTCGTGCGGGACCCGTCGGCCGTCCCCGGCGCCGTGGAGGAGATGCTGCGGGCGCCGATCACCGTGCCGAGCGGCGTCGTCCGGTACGCCCGCACGGACCTGGAGTTCGCGGGCGTCCGGATCGGCGCCGGGGACCTCGTGCTGCTGGACACCGGCGCGGCGAACCATGACCGGCGCGTGTTCGAGGACCCCGACGGGTTCGACGTGGCGCGGGACGTCAACCGGCATCTGGCCTTCGGGCACGGCCGCCGGCACTGTCCGGGCGCGCCGCTGGCCCGGCTGGAGCTGACGGCGGTGTTCTCCCGGCTCGTCGCGCGTTTCCCGTCCCTGCGGCTGGCGGTTCCGGCGAGCGAGCTGAAGGTGCGGGAGCACGGGCTCACGGCCGGGCTCGTCGCGCTTCCCGTGACGTGGTGA
- a CDS encoding MFS transporter: MTVQSLADPEPANARLARRWATTAVACTGLLLIGVDGTVLNVAIPAMQRALRPSTAEVQWTVDAFAVVMAGTVLAAGSLGDRIGRRRVFVTGLLLCAAASVAGGAATNPAQMIASRVVQGAGCALMMPATLSIIIDVFPEPHLRRRGIAVWAAVAGVGGLLGPVAGGWLVDHASWRAAFWSSMPIAVAAAALAAWMVPESRDADASPLDHRGALLSTAGLSALVWAVVAGPRHGWTSPAVLAAFAGAAVLLTAFAVWQARCRAPMLPLSLLRAPRVRLGLAVMALVSALVFGSVLILNLYMQGVLDYSALRSGTRTLPATAGMVVGAAIALPLLNKLGRFGDRTAIVVGLTTLAAAFALLATFTTASGYRALAVYLVLLGTGAGVILAAGTEMVMAAFPGERAGLGSALNDVTRQVGLALGIAVQGSALSAVSAHRLHDLRGAVPDDDVNALLAAAHVPGGPGPAAVAAAKDAFVHGMTRCALAGAVLVGAAAVPVAWSMARTLTTSREARRARP, translated from the coding sequence ATGACCGTGCAGAGCCTCGCCGACCCGGAACCGGCGAACGCGCGCCTGGCCCGGCGCTGGGCGACGACCGCCGTCGCGTGCACCGGGCTGCTGCTGATCGGCGTCGACGGCACCGTCCTCAACGTCGCGATCCCCGCGATGCAACGGGCCCTGCGCCCGTCCACGGCCGAGGTCCAGTGGACGGTCGACGCCTTCGCGGTCGTCATGGCCGGGACGGTCCTGGCGGCGGGAAGCCTCGGCGACCGCATCGGGCGGCGCCGCGTCTTCGTCACCGGGCTGCTGCTGTGCGCGGCGGCCTCGGTCGCGGGCGGCGCCGCGACGAACCCCGCGCAGATGATCGCCTCGCGGGTCGTGCAGGGCGCCGGCTGCGCGCTGATGATGCCCGCGACGCTGTCGATCATCATCGACGTCTTCCCCGAACCGCACCTGCGGCGCCGGGGCATCGCGGTCTGGGCGGCGGTCGCGGGCGTCGGCGGCCTGCTCGGACCGGTCGCGGGCGGCTGGCTGGTCGATCACGCGTCCTGGCGCGCGGCGTTCTGGAGCAGCATGCCGATCGCGGTCGCGGCGGCGGCCCTGGCGGCGTGGATGGTGCCCGAGTCGCGCGACGCCGACGCGTCCCCGCTGGACCATCGCGGCGCGCTGCTCTCGACCGCCGGGCTGAGCGCCCTGGTCTGGGCCGTGGTCGCCGGGCCGAGGCACGGCTGGACGAGCCCGGCCGTCCTCGCGGCGTTCGCCGGCGCGGCGGTGCTGCTCACGGCGTTCGCGGTGTGGCAGGCGCGCTGCCGGGCGCCGATGCTGCCGCTGTCGTTGCTGCGCGCGCCGCGCGTCCGGCTCGGCCTGGCGGTGATGGCGCTGGTCTCCGCGCTGGTCTTCGGCTCGGTGCTGATCCTGAACCTCTACATGCAGGGCGTCCTGGACTACTCGGCCCTGCGCAGCGGGACGCGCACGCTCCCGGCGACGGCGGGCATGGTCGTCGGCGCCGCGATCGCGCTGCCGCTGCTCAACAAGCTCGGGCGGTTCGGTGACCGGACCGCGATCGTGGTGGGCCTCACGACCCTCGCCGCGGCGTTCGCCCTGCTGGCGACGTTCACGACCGCGTCGGGCTACCGCGCGCTGGCCGTGTACCTCGTGCTGCTGGGAACCGGCGCGGGCGTCATCCTGGCGGCGGGCACCGAGATGGTGATGGCGGCGTTCCCCGGGGAGCGCGCCGGGCTGGGGTCGGCGCTCAACGACGTCACCCGCCAGGTCGGCCTGGCCCTCGGGATCGCGGTGCAGGGGTCGGCCCTGTCCGCCGTCTCCGCGCACCGCCTGCACGACCTGCGCGGCGCGGTCCCGGACGACGACGTCAACGCCCTCCTGGCGGCGGCGCACGTCCCGGGCGGCCCCGGGCCGGCGGCGGTGGCGGCGGCCAAGGACGCCTTCGTCCACGGCATGACCCGATGCGCGCTGGCCGGTGCCGTCCTCGTCGGCGCGGCGGCCGTCCCGGTCGCGTGGAGCATGGCGCGGACGCTCACCACGTCACGGGAAGCGCGACGAGCCCGGCCGTGA
- a CDS encoding wax ester/triacylglycerol synthase domain-containing protein, whose protein sequence is MPILRPAPPPGTVPFTAIDRVSGDVAARAQAPPAACVILTVDGPAPALSDLCAYIADRIDRVPVLRYRPDGRRRRWVRIEPFDVRPQIRERELKPGADVRAAALDLPSLPAGRPLWDLTLLHGHAPGEYALCYRSHTMFQDGTAVVGTVEALFGRRRLPEPPPNPGRTGPRAFPLPALRRPARRRRTPWPLPARTPTGRFVMHAVELDTAQLLTVARAGRTTVNQVCLASLTGALRAWTPPDRADRRASLPVQVPMNLWPPERSGALGHHLGLLRVDLPCGAPSPREHLRQVVDQTSERRIALHRALARALAPSVPYALLRTVVGQCERAGVVGQFVTTLRVASGLTVDGAPVRAVAITPAPVPLVRLAVVIVFYGARVTAVASVDAALAGSAAAGPERLGALWRAALTELCALHT, encoded by the coding sequence GTGCCGATTCTCCGTCCCGCGCCGCCGCCGGGAACCGTCCCGTTCACCGCGATCGACCGGGTCTCCGGGGACGTCGCCGCGCGGGCGCAGGCGCCCCCGGCGGCGTGCGTGATCCTGACCGTCGACGGCCCCGCCCCGGCCCTGTCCGATCTGTGCGCCTACATCGCCGACCGGATCGACCGCGTGCCCGTCCTGCGGTACCGGCCGGACGGGCGGCGGCGGCGCTGGGTCCGGATCGAGCCGTTCGACGTCCGCCCGCAGATCCGCGAGCGGGAGCTGAAGCCCGGCGCCGACGTCCGGGCCGCCGCGCTGGACCTGCCGTCCCTCCCGGCCGGACGGCCGCTGTGGGACCTGACGCTCCTGCACGGCCACGCGCCCGGCGAGTACGCCCTGTGCTACCGCTCGCACACGATGTTCCAGGACGGGACGGCCGTCGTCGGCACCGTGGAGGCGCTGTTCGGCCGCAGGCGGCTGCCCGAGCCTCCGCCGAACCCGGGCCGCACCGGTCCGCGCGCGTTCCCGCTCCCGGCCCTGCGCCGCCCCGCGCGCCGCCGCCGCACGCCGTGGCCGCTGCCCGCGCGGACGCCCACCGGCCGTTTCGTCATGCACGCCGTCGAACTGGACACCGCGCAGTTGCTCACCGTCGCGCGCGCCGGGCGGACGACCGTCAACCAGGTCTGCCTGGCCTCGCTGACCGGCGCGCTGCGGGCCTGGACGCCCCCGGACCGCGCCGACCGCCGCGCGTCGCTGCCCGTCCAGGTGCCGATGAACCTGTGGCCGCCCGAACGCAGCGGCGCGCTCGGCCACCACCTCGGCCTGCTGCGCGTGGACCTGCCCTGCGGCGCGCCGTCCCCGCGCGAGCACCTGCGGCAGGTCGTCGACCAGACGAGCGAGCGCCGCATCGCCCTCCACCGCGCGCTCGCGCGGGCGCTGGCGCCGTCGGTGCCGTACGCGCTGCTGCGGACGGTGGTCGGCCAGTGCGAGCGCGCCGGCGTCGTCGGCCAGTTCGTGACGACCCTGCGCGTGGCGTCCGGGCTCACCGTCGACGGAGCGCCGGTGCGCGCGGTGGCGATCACGCCCGCGCCGGTGCCGCTGGTGCGCCTCGCCGTCGTGATCGTCTTCTACGGCGCGCGGGTGACGGCGGTGGCGTCCGTCGACGCCGCCCTCGCCGGATCGGCCGCCGCCGGCCCCGAGCGGCTGGGCGCCCTGTGGCGTGCCGCGCTGACCGAGCTGTGCGCCCTCCACACGTGA